TCCGCCGTCGCTAGCACAGAGTGGTGATGACGCCGCCGGGCAGCCCTTCGATGCTTCCATGGCCTCACTGGGATCGCCCCAGCAAAGCCAATCGCAATCCGACACCGGATCGCCATCCAGCAACGACGCAAGTGACAACTTTCAGTTGCCCGGCGAATCGGATGTCGCCAGTGCCACCCCGTCAACGATGTCTGGCCAAAACGCCCAAGCCTCAGCGTCACCGGCCGCATCGATGCAGCGTCCCGGCGCGACGCCATCATCGGAAACTCCCCCCGACCAAGATCCTTCACAACCGGCTTCGCCATCGGTATCGGCCAGCCTTTCGCCCCAACAGTCTCCGGTGCAACGAATGGGCCGCAACTGGGCCTTGCCCGATGCGATCGCCCAAATGCGGGGAACCGAAGTCGTTCGGCCGATTCCGATGCATTGCTACCACGACCGATTCGTGTTGGTCGACACCGTCAATCCGTCGCGTTCACAAACGTTTCGCTTCGCCAACGGCGACATCAACAGCGCGACGATGAAACTGGCCGCGGCGATCCGTGATCGTGTCGCGACCTGGGGAACATCGCTGCCCGGTGGGCGATGGCAACCACGCCTGGAAGTCCAAGTCATGCCGTACGCGGCCGGCCGCTATGACCAACTTCGGACGCTGCTACACGGCAGCGGCGTCGAAGTCCACACGGCCGGGACCTCGAATTCGACGATCGACAAAAGGTAAATCCCATCATGTCGACGAAACGACGAAACAGCGGCCCCGAAATGGGACACGATGCCTTCTTGGACATCGTCGCAAACTTGGTGGGAATCCTGATCATCCTGGTGGTCGTTTTGGGAAGCCAGTCCAAGCAAATATTGGACGAAGCCGACCCCGCTCCGGTGCAAGAGATGGCAACGGATGATCAGATGTCGACGTTGGCCCAGTACGCCATGAAAGCGGCTTCGGCCCAAGCAGATTCGGATCGTTTGGAAGCATCGATCAAGTTGTACGAAGCCAAACTGGATGCCCAACGACAAAAACGCGGCATGCTTTTGGACTTGGTTTCCGAAGCGGAATCGGCCTGGGAAGAAATGAAAGACGAACTGGACCAAGCCAAAGTGCAGCAGGCCGCACGCTGGTCCAGTAAACAGAAACTGGAAGCCCAATTGGCAAGCGTGCGTGGCGAACGCGAACGACTGGAAAATGTCGACACGCCGACGGTACAAATTGCCCACCTGCCAACCCCCATGGCCAAGACGGTTTTTGGGGATGAGGTCCACTTTCGACTGAAAGGCAACCAGCTATCGGTAATCCCTCTGGATGGCCTGCTGCGTCAATTGGAACGCGATCTAAAACTGGCTTTCGCCGGCAAACGCGAAGGTCGGCAAAACAGTGTGGTCGGGCCGGTGCGTGGCTATCTATGCCGCTATGAATTTGAAAAGAATCGCGGGCTGACCTCCCGCGGCGGACGCGTGGCAATGGCGACGGAGATCCGGCCGGTTCGGTTCGTGTTTGAACCCGTCGAAGAACCATTCGGCCAATCCATGGACGTGATTCTATCGGGACGCAGCCAGTTGGATATCGAACTCGCAGGTCGAGATCCGGCCACCACCACCGTCACGATCTGGGTCTATCCGGACAGCTACCGAGCGTTTCGAAAACTGAAAGAGCACCTGTACGCCAAAGGCTTCGCCACGGCCGCACGACCACTGGCTGCCGACCAAAAGATCACCGCCAGCCCCTACGGCAGCCGATCGGCCGCCCAGTAGCCGGCGTCAGCGGGCCGGCAATATACGATCGTGTGAGATCACTGCACAACGGTATAAATGGCGTCGGTGGGAAGTTGAACGGAACGTCCCCATTTCATCTCGGTCACCGGCACAGTTCGATCCTGCCAATCGCCGTTGCCATCCAACACACGGGCTTGCTTCCACGGCCGCTTGAAGTGAACCGTGGCGTCGACTTCGCGAACATTCATTGGGTATCCACCCAGCTTGGTGATCCGTTGATATTCACCCACCGATTCGGTTTCAAATCCGTACGGCTGATCCCAGGTTCCGGTCTGTATCAAGATCTTCGCTGACTGAGCCAAGGGCATGCCGTCGAGCGAGATCACCAACACACTGCCGTACGTGTTTCGCGAATCAATGGCAACGTCATCCAACCGGATCGTCCCGGCATCTTGCAAGAATCCCCAAGCACCCTGGGCCCGTGGTGTGTTCACGGTCATCACCCCGACACCGGCATTCCAAGACAACTGACCTGTCACACTGCGAACGATCTGTTGATCACGATCAATGTATTGTGAAAGTGACGCCGAACGTAACGTGGAGGGACCATCGCCCAACGACTGCACCACCGGTCCGACAAAATAGGCCAGTGGATCCACCGATGGCTGATCGATTTGGCCGTCGGCCTGTTTTGGCTGTCCGCCTTCCAGTTCGCCGATCCTGGCCTGCCACAACGCATCCGACCCACGCAGCGGCACCGCCGCCGTGCCCTTCATTTGATACGCATCGTCCAGTGCCACCGATTCATCGACCACGGGTTCGGTCGCAGCGCGAACATCGCCACGTCGAAACATCAGCGCCGTCGCGGGAAACTGTCCCAAGATCGATGGGTTGCTAAGATCCCAAACGCCCATGGAGTGCCGCCAGTCGACGTCTTCCATTGCGAAGAACGTCCAGCCATCGATGCCTTGAAGCGACGCATAGCTGGCAATCATCAGTGGCCATTCCACCCGGTAGCGATTGGGCCGCGTCCAATTGTTTTCCGTCACCATGAACGGATAGTCTTTGACCAAAGGCGTTCCCAGCGGCGCGGGCAACCCCGGACGCTTTAGCGCACTGCCGTCGCGATAGGTGTCGCCGACTTCGATTTCATAGAATTTTTGCTGGCCGTCTTTGGCATAGTCGACGCCAGAGTAGCTATTCCGACACACGACATCGCCGGCGGTATAGGTGTGACGTTCCAACGCATCCAACACCTTGGGATCCGCCGTCTTCCAATTGCTGGGTACGATCATTTGCTTTACCCCGGCCGAACGCAACGAATGCCGCATGGTTTGATAAAACGCCTGCTGCGATTCGACCATGAATTGCAATTGATCGGACGCGCGGCGTTGGTTCCGTTGCTGCACCGCCCAATCCGCGCCGGACAGGGTGCCGGCCGAATACAGCCCGACGCGACCGACGTCCCACTGATCCGGCGTGGGCTTACCGGCACGTGGATCCTGCAATCCGTTTCCGTTCGGCCTCGGGCTGGTTTGCCAAGACTTTTGCGCCGATGCCAGATCGCCGTACTTGGCTTTCAACCAATCACCAAATCGCTGTTCAACCAAGGCACGTTCGGATTCAGGAAAACGCGCAGGATTGAACGTGTAAAACAACAGGCTGCTTTCGTTCTGGATTTCCAGAAATGCCACCGCCGGGTCATCCGCCATCGATAAGCCGGTATGGCGGTTCGGCGTGTGCATGAAATCAATCAAGAACTGACGATAAGCGTCTTGAAATTGATTTTTAAAGAACATCAATGCGATGGCATTTTTCCCCTCGCCGAAACCCGGAAAATCGGCTTCACGAATTGGGTGGTGGGTGTGCCAATACAAGTGATCGATGTAGGTATAAATTCCGGCCTTTCGGAGCGCCGCAACACGAAGGTGCAGGTCATCGACCAGAGCTCGCATTTGATCGGGATTCTGACGCCAGACACGAAAGAATTCTCCGCTGCCCATGCGGACCAGATTGACACCGTATTTCGCCAATCGGCGGGCGCGGCGTTCGTACTGCGCCGGGTCTTTGCCCAGCCCATTTTGCACCGCCCAAAATCGAATCGGCTCGTCAGCCCCGGTGACAAATCGATCTCCATCGCGTCGTACAAATCCGCTTTCACCAGCGACGGTCTCATTCAACCGCCGCAAATCAATCGGTGAATCTTCGCGCAGCGGATCGGTCCCCGGTGACCAAGCGAAATAGCCGGGATGATGCAACTGGCCCTCTTCGGCGGGATTACCTTTTCCCACCGGCGATAGACCCTCGTCGGTTAAAAAGATGGCGTCGATTGCCCCGTGATTTTGATTCTTGCTATCGAATCGGAACCGCAGCGTTGACGTTCCCTTCGCTAAGCTTCGCTGGCCCAAACGCAACCACCCGACGAATCGCAAATCCACTGCACCATCTTTGGCGACATTGACCACATGCTTCGCGTTTCGGGTCGGGATGCTTTGCCAGGCTTGATCATCCCAAGCAATCGCCAATGACGACTTGGTCGGATTGATCCGTGCCCAAACGGTATACGTCGCTGGCTTGGTGACTCGAACGTTGTAGCTGGCGGTCGCCACCTGACCACCGAAATGCGACAGCCAATCTCCGCCGGACAGCAGATCCGCATCAACGCCGTCGTACCAACCATGATGTCGTACGTCGGATGCTTCAGGCTGCTCGCCTTCGATCCAAATGGATTCTGCATGAACACGTGGCAGAAAAGCCAAAACAATCCCCAGCAACACCGCTGTACTTATCGGCTCGGCGATGCGTCGTGATCGAAACTCGTTGACGTTTGGTCGTTCGGGTAAGACAAGCCGTCTTTCTTTGGCCATCGTTGTGCTCGGTCTGGAATGGTTGCCGGTGGAGGCGTGAAAGAACCACCAAGGAACATTCTAGACGCTGGCCGATCGGTCGGTGACGCTGGAGCAACGACGCTTCGGTTAAGTGACCAACCGGCCCTACGCGATAACGGCGTCCCGAGGTCGCCACCGCAAGTCCAGCCTTGCTTGACCGCTTTACTTTGCGGTGTCGTCGTAGATCGGCAGATGCCGATAGTAGACTTCCAGATTCAACAGGTTCATCGTCGTCACGTACAAGCGTCCCGCATGCGGTGCCCAGCGATCAGCGACCGGTAAGTTCGGATCCCAGCTACCGGCGTTGGCGCCGCGTTTGATCTGCCCCGACAACAAGACGGGGTTTAGCGAACGATTCCAACGTTCCCAATAATCACCGCCCATATGAAACATGACTTGGGTGGCGTAGTACCAATAGTAGGTATCGCGTTGTGGGGACCGGGGCGTCCCGATCTGTGGTGGGTACTGCAGCAGGTATTCCGCGGCGGATTTCATCTCCTCGCGATTACGGCTCCAGCCCAAATACATCCGCATCAAAATGCCGACACTGGTCATCGTCGGGGTCACAAACCTGCCGTGTCGCTGTGCCGGCGTGTCCGGGGCAAAGGGGTCATAACGATAGCGGTCTTCGCGATCCGCATCTTGTCGCGCGTAGCCCAGCCAACGGCGAATCCCAACATATGCGTCCGGATTCACTTCCAAGCCAGCCAGTTCACCGCTTTTCAAAGCCATCATCATCCAGCCCGTGACGCTGGTGTCGGCACTGACTTGCGGCGTGTACCGCCAGCCGCCACGGCGGCGGTGCTGGGTCGCGGCGATGTAGTCCAGTGCCATCTGCGCCGGTTCGCGCAGTTCGGGATCTTGAGTCATCCCAAACGCTTCGCTAAGCGCCAACGCGGCGATTCCATGACTGTACAAAGCCACGTTGCGATTGCTGACCGGATCTTCGGATTTGTAAAGATCACCGTTGGTCCGCTGAACATCACGCAAAAACTGCAAACCCTTGGCGACAACCCCGGCATACTGGTGTTGCTTGTGCGTGTACCCGGCACCTTGAAATGCCAACAAGCAAAGCCCGGTGGCGGCGGTATCGCTGCGCAAGATGACGTCTTCACCATGCCCTTGAAGCGACCAACTGCCGTTCTCGTTTTGCAGTTCGGCAAGAAATGCCAACCCACGTTCAATCGCTTCCTCCGTTTCCGGACCGACCATTCCCGCCGCCGTGGGTGGCGCGGACGAATCGGTTCGTTGCGTCCGACGGTCGAACGGTTTAACGGGCTGGACTTGGCTGCCGGCCGGTGGGATCGGGCCACCACTATCAACACGACGCCGGGGGCGACGCATCGTTTCCAGTGATGCGATCAAAGGCTGGTCCAGTCCACCGCCCATCGGTGAGGCGTCCATCGCAGGCGATGGCACCGGCAGCCCGGGCAACATCGCCGGCGCGGGCATCGGTGGCCCCGGCAACCCTGTCGGCGCTGCCAACGTCGATGGAGCCCGACGATTCATCGGTTCGTTGATCTGATCACGTGCAGCGAATGACTGGGACGATGCTTCGCCAGGGTCCTTCGGGGAAACGTTGGGGACTTCCACGGCGGATCCCGCGACTTCGACCGTGGACGGTTGTCGCGGTACAGGCGTCGCCAAACGGTTCGACGCCGCGCCGTCGTCAGTCACTTTGGGCAATTCAAGCGAATCGCTGCGTCGCGGCCCCGCCATCAAGGGTTCCGATTGCCTGACCATCGGCCCGCCTGGCACCGCGCCGGGCAACTGCGGCAACGTCTGACTAAGGTCGGAACTTCGGCTGGGGCGATCACCTGATTCAGCCGTTGAACGCTCCGGTGCAAGCCGACGGGACTGGTCGTTCATCAAACGCGCAATCGACACCGATGGTGCCGAGGGAACCGCACCGAGCGGTTGGTCCGGCCGCATTCGTTGACTGCGGCGTGGCGTCGTCACACTTTCGGCGACTCGTGGCATGGCCATATCCAAGTCGGCCGAATTTCGTGTCGCCGCCGGCGTATCGACCGCGCGCTGCGCCGCCACCGAAACGGGGTCGGATGGTTGCAGCGGAATGTCTGCCATCGGCATCGCAGCGACATCCTGACGCTTGGGAATTTTTGAATCGGCAAAGGACCGCTCGGTAACATCGGCTTGCACCGGAGACGGCGAGACTGGCGTCAAATCAGGTGCCGTCGGCGACGCATTGACGGGAGGCGTCTCGGCGACATCGCGGGAACGTCGCGGAGGCGTGGACGGATCGTTCTGCAAATCGGGTTGTGCTTCAGACGGTGCATCGCGGGGCACCACGAATGGCTGTTGCGAAGATTCCGGTTGTAGATCAGCCAGCGGTACCGGCGGCGTGTATCGCTTCCCTGGGTCTGGCTGAGTGGTGTCGGCCCGCTGGGTCGACCGATCCGCCGACGTTGCCGTCACCGGCTGTGCCCAGTCCGGTGTGTCGGGCGTCTGTTTGGTGACTTCGAAGACGTATTCGGGAACGGTCTTGCGGATCGGATTCCGCTGTGACTTTGCACCGCGAAATGCCTCAGGAAAATAGGCCGGAAAGATGACCCAACGAACGGCAACCAAC
The Crateriforma spongiae DNA segment above includes these coding regions:
- a CDS encoding prenyltransferase/squalene oxidase repeat-containing protein, with product MTDDGLGFSDDPVDGGSSRMWPLDVALVSVAALILYIVFTQLRFDDPRLVHNAWTYAIAVPVVTLALAILLHNVVSQNVQKSIQLGFLTSVFVHLLLLLVAVRWVIFPAYFPEAFRGAKSQRNPIRKTVPEYVFEVTKQTPDTPDWAQPVTATSADRSTQRADTTQPDPGKRYTPPVPLADLQPESSQQPFVVPRDAPSEAQPDLQNDPSTPPRRSRDVAETPPVNASPTAPDLTPVSPSPVQADVTERSFADSKIPKRQDVAAMPMADIPLQPSDPVSVAAQRAVDTPAATRNSADLDMAMPRVAESVTTPRRSQRMRPDQPLGAVPSAPSVSIARLMNDQSRRLAPERSTAESGDRPSRSSDLSQTLPQLPGAVPGGPMVRQSEPLMAGPRRSDSLELPKVTDDGAASNRLATPVPRQPSTVEVAGSAVEVPNVSPKDPGEASSQSFAARDQINEPMNRRAPSTLAAPTGLPGPPMPAPAMLPGLPVPSPAMDASPMGGGLDQPLIASLETMRRPRRRVDSGGPIPPAGSQVQPVKPFDRRTQRTDSSAPPTAAGMVGPETEEAIERGLAFLAELQNENGSWSLQGHGEDVILRSDTAATGLCLLAFQGAGYTHKQHQYAGVVAKGLQFLRDVQRTNGDLYKSEDPVSNRNVALYSHGIAALALSEAFGMTQDPELREPAQMALDYIAATQHRRRGGWRYTPQVSADTSVTGWMMMALKSGELAGLEVNPDAYVGIRRWLGYARQDADREDRYRYDPFAPDTPAQRHGRFVTPTMTSVGILMRMYLGWSRNREEMKSAAEYLLQYPPQIGTPRSPQRDTYYWYYATQVMFHMGGDYWERWNRSLNPVLLSGQIKRGANAGSWDPNLPVADRWAPHAGRLYVTTMNLLNLEVYYRHLPIYDDTAK